The following proteins are encoded in a genomic region of Alphaproteobacteria bacterium:
- a CDS encoding SH3 domain-containing protein, with the protein MSRRFTLMGVIALGVLYIGILGNAWASQPKAVTTAEPAPAANFTPYFVVIKPGEANLRRGPSVRYPVKTVYHLKGYPLEVIGEFDHWLKVRDRDNESGWLHENLLSRRRAAMTLKPMYLFYRPQGDAPVTARLEPHVVTNIVSCHDDWCHVKGDGYDGWIVRQYLWGVYAHENFQ; encoded by the coding sequence ATGAGTCGAAGGTTTACATTAATGGGTGTTATAGCGTTAGGAGTCCTTTATATAGGAATTCTAGGTAATGCCTGGGCTAGCCAGCCTAAGGCGGTTACGACGGCAGAACCTGCGCCTGCGGCCAATTTTACGCCTTATTTTGTGGTCATCAAACCAGGGGAAGCTAATCTGAGGCGTGGCCCCAGCGTTCGTTATCCGGTCAAAACCGTATATCACCTTAAGGGCTATCCGCTGGAAGTCATCGGCGAATTTGACCACTGGCTTAAAGTTCGCGACCGAGATAATGAATCAGGTTGGTTGCATGAAAATTTATTATCGCGTCGACGTGCGGCGATGACATTAAAACCTATGTATTTATTCTACAGGCCCCAGGGAGATGCTCCTGTAACAGCTCGTCTAGAGCCGCATGTTGTGACCAATATCGTGTCATGCCATGATGATTGGTGCCATGTTAAAGGTGATGGCTATGACGGCTGGATTGTTCGTCAATATCTGTGGGGTGTTTACGCACATGAGAATTTTCAATAG
- the hemB gene encoding porphobilinogen synthase, with the protein MRSFMTIHGTFPNTRLRRNRKAPWIRSLVEEHQIRSCDLILPLFVTEGQQLSEPVKSLPGVNRLSIDQAIITCQRAAERGIKAIALFPVVPLAKKTDDAKEALNPDNLLCQAIAAIKAAVPTLGIITDIALDPYTSHGHDGLLVNGDIANDATVHILCQQAIIQAAAGADIVAPSDMMDGRIRAIRQKLDIHGYQDVSILSYAVKYASSFYGPFRDAVGSATNIGKSGKHTYQMDPANSKEALREAALDIEEGADMLMVKPGLPYLDIIKVVSDTFPLPVFAYQVSGEYAMIKAAAANGWIDGDQVMLESLLAFKRAGARAILTYAALDIAAKLGNI; encoded by the coding sequence ATGAGATCATTTATGACAATCCATGGTACGTTTCCCAACACGCGTTTGCGCCGCAACCGTAAAGCTCCTTGGATTCGTTCGCTCGTGGAGGAACACCAGATACGCTCCTGTGATCTTATCCTTCCACTGTTTGTTACTGAGGGACAACAACTCAGTGAGCCGGTTAAATCATTGCCTGGCGTCAACCGACTCTCTATTGATCAAGCCATTATCACCTGCCAACGTGCCGCAGAACGTGGCATAAAAGCCATCGCTTTATTCCCCGTTGTTCCCCTTGCAAAAAAAACAGATGATGCCAAAGAAGCCCTGAATCCTGACAATTTACTCTGCCAAGCGATTGCTGCAATTAAAGCCGCGGTTCCCACCCTTGGCATTATCACCGATATCGCGTTAGACCCATACACGTCTCACGGTCATGACGGTCTGCTAGTCAATGGCGACATTGCCAATGACGCCACCGTTCACATACTCTGTCAGCAGGCTATTATACAAGCTGCTGCTGGTGCGGATATCGTCGCCCCTTCTGATATGATGGATGGCCGCATTCGCGCCATACGTCAAAAACTCGATATTCACGGTTATCAGGATGTCTCTATTCTTAGTTATGCTGTTAAATATGCATCTTCTTTCTATGGTCCCTTCCGTGATGCAGTTGGTTCAGCCACCAATATAGGAAAATCAGGCAAACACACCTACCAAATGGATCCAGCCAATAGTAAAGAGGCCCTCCGCGAAGCCGCCTTGGATATAGAAGAAGGTGCCGATATGCTCATGGTCAAACCTGGGCTGCCTTACCTTGATATCATCAAGGTCGTGAGCGACACCTTCCCTCTTCCGGTCTTTGCCTACCAGGTGAGTGGCGAATACGCCATGATTAAAGCTGCCGCAGCCAATGGCTGGATCGATGGAGACCAGGTGATGCTTGAGAGCCTACTTGCGTTTAAACGCGCCGGTGCCAGGGCTATTTTAACGTATGCGGCTTTAGACATAGCAGCGAAATTGGGCAACATCTAA